Below is a genomic region from Flavobacterium ginsengisoli.
TTGTAGCTTCAAATAATGATGATGGTGTTGCTGAAGTAGTAACACGTTATATTTTAAACTAAACTAAAATGAAAAATCCAATTAAAACGGAACGTCTAATTTTACGGGAACTTGAACTTTCTGATGCTGAAGGAATGTTCGAATTGGATTCTAATCCGAATGTGAATTTATTTGTTGGAAATAGACCTGTAAAACATATTGATGAAAGTATTGAATATATCAAATTTGTTCAGAAACAATACAAAGATCTAGGAACAGGACGTTGGGCTGTTGTTTTAAAAGAAACAAATGAATTTATTGGCTGGTCTGGAATAAAGTTTATTACAGACGAGATAAATAATCATAAAAACTTTTACGAGTTAGGATATCGTTTTATCGAAAAACATTGGGGTAAAGGTTACGCAACCGAAGCAGGAAGAGCTTTTATTGATCATGCTTTTAATAAAATGAAAGTAGAAGTGCTTTATGCTTACGCAGATGCAGGAAACGAAAACTCAAGAAAAATTCTAGAGAAATTGGGCTTTCATTTTGTAAATTCTTTCGATTACGAAGAAGAACTAGAAGTTTGGTACGAACTTAAAAATCCGAACTTACTATAAAAAACGAATTCCAAATCTTTACATACTTAAAAGTCAATAAAGATTTGGAATTAATTAAAGAAGTAATATTTAAAAATATTATTTTTTAGCTACAGAAACAAAGTATTTATTTCCGTCACCCATAGTTAATTTTACACGCTCGTCGCAAAGATCAATTGCAAAATTTGCACTTTCGTAACAGCTGCAAGTTGTGTTTTTGTCTTTAGACATTTCTGTTTTACAGTTGTTGTTTTTAAAGCTTGCTAATTGTGGTGTGTATAAACTAACTAAATCAGTAGAAGCGGTTACTAAAGAAATGATACTTGCAGAATTATTGTTTGTAATTCTATATACAATTCTATCTGTATAGTTTACTTCGTTAACAGTTACTTTACGAATGTAGGTATAAGCTGTAGATCCTTCACCTGGTTCTTTAACTTCAAACTTAAACCCAACTGCACGAATAGCAACATCAAATTGCTGTTGTGAGTTTAAGCTTGCCCAAGTCGTCAATGTACTAATAGTAGGAAATGGATTTGCATTTGCGGCTGGAGCATTAGTTTGCGCTTGCGAACTAAATAAGGTTAAGAACATCAAGCAGATCGTGGGTAAAAATGCTTTCATAAAGCGTGGTATTTGTATTTTAATTTTGCCTACTCTCTTTGGTTTTCGGCTTTCCCATTTCATTTTGTAACACAAAACAACAACATAACGAGTAAAATTCAAAATTGTTATGCCTGAATTATTATTAAATTAATTAAAGCACCGTAAAATTCTTTACTATGAATTTATTGCCAACTGTATTCATAACAATGTAAATGTAAGAAATTTTGAATTTAAAAAATAAAAAAATGTATTTAATCGATAAAATTTGCTTTTAATCGATTGTTTTGTCGTTTTATTCTTATTGTAATGTTAAAATTTGAAAAATGATAGTTTCGTATTTTTTTTAAATAAAAATAAAAAAGTTTAACTTTTGAATGTCTCTAAATTAACATTAGCGCCAAAATATTGATTCGAAGTGAATTAATCGCTTTCTTTTGATGAATATTGTTTGTAAATTTGCGGACCTTAAATTTTTTGACAACGATTTCATTAATTTAAGCAGATTATGGAAAATAGAAAAAAAGTTGCCTTTTATACGCTGGGTTGTAAACTGAATTTTTCAGAGACTTCTACAATTGCCAGAAATTTTAATGACGAAGGTTTTGACCGCGTCGATTTTGAAGAAATAGCAGATATTTATGTCATTAATACTTGCTCTGTAACAGAAAATGCAGATAAGCAGTTTAAGCAAGTAGTGAAGAAGGCAATGAAGCTTAACGAAAAAGCTTTTGTTGCGACTGTTGGCTGTTATGCACAATTAAAACCCGAAGAATTAGCAGCAGTTGATGGTGTTGATTTGGTTTTAGGAGCAACAGAGAAATTCAAAATCACAGACTATATTCATGATTTGAGCAAAAATGATATGGGTGAAGTTCACTCATGTGAAATTGCTGAAGCCGATTTTTATGTAGGAAGTTATTCTATTGGAGATCGAACAAGAGCATTTTTAAAAGTTCAAGACGGCTGTGATTATAAATGTACCTATTGCACAATTCCGTTGGCAAGAGGAATTTCTAGAAGTGATGCTTTAGAAAATGTTCTAAAAAATGCCAAAGAAATTTCGGCGCAAAATATTCGTGAAATTGTTTTAACGGGTGTAAATATTGGTGATTACGGAAAAGGAGAGTTCGGAAACAAAAAACACGAACATACTTTTCTAGATTTAGTTCAAGCTTTAGACAAAGTAGAAGGAATTGAACGTTTGAGAATTTCGTCAATCGAACCAAACTTGTTGAAAAATGAGACAATCGAATTTGTTTCTAAAAGCCGAACTTTTGTACCGCATTTCCATATCCCATTACAATCTGGAAGCAATGATATTTTAAAGTTAATGAAGCGTCGTTATTTGCGCGAAGTTTATATTGATCGTGTAAACAAAATTCGCGAAGTAATGCCTCACGCTTGTATTGGTGTCGACGTAATTGTTGGTTTTCCTGGAGAAACAGATGAGCATTTCTTAGAAACCTATCATTTCTTAAACGAATTGGATATTTCGTATTTACACGTATTTACATACTCAGAAAGAGATAATACAGAAGCGGTAGATATGGAAGGCGTTGTTCCTTCAAATGTTAGAGCAAAACGCAGTAAAATGCTTCGAGGCTTATCGGTTAAAAAACGCCGTGCATTCTACGAAAGCCAGTTAGGAACAAACAGAACGGTTCTTTTTGAAAGTGAGAATAAAGAAGGATACATTCACGGATTTACAGAAAACTACGTGAAAGTAAAAACACCTTGGAATCCAGAATTGGTAAATACTTTGCAAGAAATCAATTTAACTAAAATAGACGAAGACGGAAGTGTACGTTTGGAGTTTTTGAATAAATTGGCGGAAGCTTAATTTTTTTTGAGATAATCCCAAAAGTTATCATATAGTTTGTCATTTCGACGAAGGAGAAATCCCCACAAGTAACTCCGCAACGAAAATCCAATTTTTGTCTAGCTTCTAGTGAAGATTTCTCCTTCGTCGAAAGGACAAAAAACAGAAAAGCCCTTTATTAAAAAGGGCTTTTTTATAACTATTTCTTCTGATCTTCAGGAATTAACAATTTCAAAGAATTAATATAATCTGTATCAAATTCGATCACTCGAATTTTTTCGGGATTAAAACCTAATTCTCCACCAAATTGACCTCGTGTATCTAAAAAATCTATTGTCAATTCTTCGTCGTTTAGACTAATTAATTTTCCTAAATAAGCAGATTTAGATGATTTTTTTGCGATTTGAAAAATGCCGTATTTCTCAGAAATATATTTGATAATAGAAGCTAAATCCCTGATTGGAATAATATCATCAGAATTTATTTTTAAACCTTTTAAACGAATTATTTTCTCAGTAAAAGCCAAATCGTGATCTCGGTTTACAGCTTCAATGTTTTTATTTCTAAGAATAACAAATCCATCCAAAACAAAATCTACAGGATTATTTCTGAGTAAAATCCAGTCGTCAGAATAATCGATTAGAAAACCAGAGAAAACTTGTTTTTTATCTTGAAATTCTATTTCGACCAATTGTCTTAAATATTGTTCCATATTTTTAGTTTTTGAAATTCCAATACTAAAATTCTAAATTCCAATAGCTTTGAGATTGGAATTTGGAATTTCAAAAAATTGGAATTTAATTTTTAAGGATTAGTAGACCAAATACTGCTGTTTTTAATAAATACTCTTCTATTTAATTTTAGTTGAGCAATAATTAAATCTGCCATATCTTCAGACTGCATTACTTTTTCTGGGTTTCCGTCAGTAAGATTAAGATCTTTTGCCATGTCAGTTGCAACTGTACTTGGCGTTAGCGCCGTAACACGAATATTGTGTTTTCTCATTTCCTGCATCAAAGAGTCAGTTAAACCTAAAACAGCAAATTTAGAAGCACTGTAAGCACTTGTCAAAGCGTTTCCGTTTAGTCCAGCAGTTGAAGAAATATTGATAATGTCTCCAGTTTGCCTTTCGATCATATTTGGGATAATCGCGCGAGTTGTATAATACGTTCCCATTAAATTTACCTGAATAATTCTTTCCCAAGCCTCTGGTTCTAATTCTAAGAACTTCCCAAAAGAAGCAATTCCAGCGCTATTAATTAAGATGTCAATACTTTTAAATTCTGCGATTGCTTTTTCAGCGGCAGCATTTATAGAATTAATATCAGAAACATCTGCAGCTAAAGCCAAAGTTTTTACGCCCAGTTTAGAAGTTTCTTCTGCCAGTTGATCGATATCACTTTTAGTTCTAGAAACTAAAATCAGGTTTACACCTTCTTTTGCCAAAGCAATTGCCACAGCTTTTCCTATTCCTTTTCCTGCGCCAGTAATAAAGGCATTTTTATTTTTTAAGTCGGTCATGATTGTATTTTTAGAAATGCAGAAAGCATCATTTTAAGTCTTACAAAAATAATATTTTGAAAACTAAAATGATGCTTTAAAAGATATTCTTAATCTAAGTTTAACAAGTTTTGTTATTCTTTTAGAACCATGTCAATACACATTACAGCTCCTAATATCAATTGTCTCAACGAACTATCAGCTGGAACTGAATCTTCAATTTGAAGCGCATAATTATCAGCAGTTGTAAAAAATTCTTTTCCTAATCCGGCCCATTTTTTATTTACTTGAGCCAATTGTTTGCCTTCATGTGAGAATTTAAAATCCCAACCCGTCCATTTTCCTTGAAGCGTTGCAACAGGTTTTTCGTTTTTATCCAGAATATCAAACTTTCCTCCAATAGAAAAGAACTTTTGTTTGAAAGTTCCAATCAAATGATCTTTTTCATCCAACACTTCGACAGTTGATCTAAAGATGGCAATATCTCTTCTTACCGTAATTAGCTTTTCGCCAGAAGCAGTTGTAATTTCAATATTAAATGGAGTTGCTCTTTTATAATCTGTAAAGCGGAATATTTTTGTGAAAAAACCAAGATTGTTTTCTCGGCAGTTCATAATAATTTGATTGTTTTCTGGATGATAGATATCGTAGTTATTTGCGGCTTTGAACATTCCGATATGTTCTTTTACTAAAAATAAATTTTGGCTTAAAATAGGATTCATGAATTTTGCGTGTAATTAATTTATTATGATTGTATTAAAATTATTCTATGAGAAATCGGACTTGTACTGAGCTGGATATTTTAATTTTTTCGAATTCTATAACAGGTTCGCTCGGTGCACTTTCACTTTCGTATCTTTTTCCACCATAACCAGTGTTTACGACAATACCAGCAGCTCTGCCATATAATTGTTGGGAAATATCTTCAAAATTGCTAATTTGTATAGAATTCCCAACTTTTTGATTTAAAGGTTTAGTAAAACTTTCTGCTGTTAGTTTCGCATTCAATATCGCTTTACCATTAATTAAAAGTTTGATTTTTTTCATCAATATTTTCAATTTTTTCAATGCGTACATTTGAAATCCCAATTTTTTCTAATCCAATAAAGACATTTGAAGTTTCGATTGCATTTTTAACTATGATAGAATACGATTTTGATTTAAAAATATCATTTTGCTTTAGTAAATAATTTTTAAAATTACTTGACATATCATTAATAGTAACTTCTTTTTCGATGTTGATTCCAATTTCCTTTAATTTTGAAAACATGTCTTTTTCTAAATCTTCTACCGATTTTTTCCCTTTGGAATCTTTCTCACTTAATAAAACATTGATCCATATTTTATTTGGAAGTACCAATGTGTCTGCCTGACCTGAAACTTCGATGAAGGGTTTATCAATTGAATTTTTAGTTTGAGAAAAAGAGTTTACACTTGCAAATGCTAATAACGCGTATAGTAGTTGTTTCATTGTTTATAAATTGAATTTCAAATGTAATACAATATTTATTAATTATACTGTTTAGAAGTTTCCACTAGACGAATAAACTCGGCTTTATAACCTTCTTCATCATTTGAATTTCCTTGCTTTGCCAGTTTTACAATTTCATCAGAAGATTTGTCAGCAATTAATTTTGAATCTCTCAATTTTAATCCAAACCAAGCTACGGCAGAACTAAACTTCATATCGTCACTTGCTTTTTCTAAAACAACCGATTTGTTTTCGATTACCTGAACCATTTCGATACTTTTTTCTCCATCAGGTTTTTTGTAACGAAATTTAATAGTGGCTAATTCTCCATTGTAATTATTAGAATTTGTTTCTGTTTTAGTGTATTTTAAGTTATCTGGCTGTTCGGCTAAATAATCGCTTTTTACTCCAGTCGGAATAATTTCATACAAAGCCGTAACGGTATGATTACTTCCTAATTCTCCAGCATCAATGGCATCATTCTTAAAATCTTCTGGACGCAATTTTCTGTTTTCATATCCAATCAAACGATAAGCCTGAACTTGTTTCGGATTAAATTCAATTTGAATTTTTACATCTTTCGCGATAGCAAACATAGAGCCTTTAAATTCTTTTCCTAAAAAACGATTTGCTTCTTGAATGTTATCGATATAAGCATAATTTCCGTTTCCTTTATCAGCCAAGATTTCCATTTTGCTGTCCTTGTAATTTCCCATTCCATAACCCAAACAAGTTAAGAAAACGCCTGTTTTTCTTTTCTCTTCAATTAATTTTTCCATATCAGAATTAGAAGAACTTCCAACATTAAAATCTCCATCAGTAGCCAAGATTACTCTGTTGTTTCCGCTTTTAATAAAATTTTCAGCGACAATTTTATAAGCCAATTCAATTCCTGCTCCTCCAGCTGTACTTCCTCCGGCTTGTAAATTGTCTAATGCATTAATAATTGTTTTTTTATCGTCTCCAGAAGTTGGAGGCAAAACCATTCCTGCTGCGCCAGCGTAAACCACAATTGCCACTTTGTCTTTTGGTCTTAATTCGTCAACCAAAATTTTCAATGATTGTTTTAGTAATGGCAATTTGTTCATGTCTTCCATAGACCCAGAAACATCAATTAAGAAAACAAGATTTGAAGCTGGTAAATCCTGAGTTGGAATATTTTTTCCTTGCAAACCAATTTTCAATATTTTGTTGTTTGAATTCCAAGGGGAATCGCTCACTTCTGTATTGATAGAAAACGGATGTTCATTTTTTGGTTGCGGATAAGTGTATTTAAAGAAATTAACCATTTCTTCAACACGTACAGCATCTTTCGGAACTTGCTGTCCGTTATTTAAAAATCGTCTGATATTGGTATAAGAAGCATTATCAACATCTATAGAGAAAGTTGAAAGTGGCGCTGTTTTCGGACTTTCGAAAGCATTTTCTACAAAAGAATCGTAATCTTCTTGAGTTGGTTCAGTAGGAATTGGCAGGATTTTCAACTTTTTATCCAATTCTTTTTCTGTTAGGTTTTTGTAGATTTCGTTTTTGGTTGAAATAATCACAACACCATTTGAAGCTTTACTTCCATAAATCGAAGTTGCAGCTTGATCTTTTAAAACCGAAACATTATCAATATCATTCGGATTTATTTTTGCCATTTGGTTGGCTTTTGCAGGAACTCCGTCAATAATATACAGCGGTTCATTTTTTGGAGAAACAGATTCATTTCCGCGAATAGTAATAGTTGGGCTTGGAGTGTAAAGGGAATTACTTTCAGCTTGAATTTTTGTTCTTTTTCCTTTACGTTCCGAGACTGAACCAGTTACCATTGATTTTTTTTGGACACCATATCCAACCACTACCACTTCTTGAAGTTGAGCATTATTTTCTTTTAGGACTACATTAATTATGTTAGAATCTTTAACATAAATAGTTTGAGAATCCATTCCTACGTAACTAAAAACAAGGGCATCTCCTTTTTTGGCTTGAATAGAGTAGTTTCCATCATAATCAGTTTGACTATATTTTTTAGTTCCTTTGATCGTTATCTGAACTCCAGGAAGCGGTAAATTAGATTTATCTGTGACAGTTCCAGAAATCGTTCTTTCTTGCGCCATACTTACGAAACATATAAGCATAGCAATGGCTGATGAAATAAGTTTTAGACTTTTCATGATTATAAGTTTTAAGAATTAATGTTGAGATTTAACTTTGTCAAAGTTTCAAACTTTGACAAAGTTCTGTGGTGACCTGCTTATTTTTTCGGAGCTGGTTTTCCGTTTTTAGTAGTAATTATAACAACTCCTTTTTTGCCTTTTTCGCCATATTTTTCCATCGCTTCAAGGTCTTGTAAAATCGTTATGGTTTTAATGTCTTGTTTATCTAAGGGAGCATACGGACTCGTTGGATTTTTTCCGAATAAATCATTTTCTGAATAATAAATTCCGTCAATGATATACAAAGGTTCGTCAAGAACTACAAGCGAATCTAAATTTTCTGGCTGTAAATTCGGAAGTTCGTTCTGAATCATTTTGTCTTTTTTGACATCGTCGCTGTGCGCAATTGCATTTCCGTTTAGAACGACTAAAGGAGTGCTTTTTCTAGCTTTTTGTGATGGCGGTACGGTAGAATAAGCAACTTTTGAAGACTCTCTTTCAGGATAACTTGAATAACCCATATCTGGAGTTACTTCTTTTTTGGATGAGGTATTGTCTTCTTCTCCAAATGTTTCTTCTAACAAGACTTTTTCAGGAATTGCTTTTTCTGCCACAATTTGTGGCGCTGGAATAGATTGAATTGGTTCGGTTTTATGAATGGTTGTTTCCTGAATTGCAACTCTTTCTTTATTTTTAGTTTTATTTTCTAAAATTTTAACTGCTTCTTCATTAGAAATTATTTGTGAATCTGAAGATGGAGTTGCAACTTTTTTATCTAAAATGGGGTGCTCTGGTTGTTTTATTTCTTTTTCTTCTAGAACAACTTTTGAAGTTTCTGCCGCAGTTTCTTTATTTGCATGCAAAAATTGATATCCTAAAGAAATAAGTAATAGAAGAGAAGTCGCAATCGCAATTTTTTTCCACAAAACGATTGTTTTTTTATCTTCTTTTTTGTCCAGTTTTTCTTCTACGCGCGACCAGACTTTTTCCATTCCTGGAAAGTCTTGAAACTCGACTTTTTGCGAAGCTTCTTTTATTTTATCGAATAATTTATCTTGATTGTCCATGACTATTTTGCTTTTTGATAATACAATTTATTAACCAGTTCTTTCAGTTTGGTCTTAGCGGCATTCAATTGTGATTTTGAGGTGCCTTCAGAAATCTTTAGCATTTCGGCTATTTCTTTGTGTCCATAACCTTCAATGACAAAAAGGTTAAAAACCGTTTTACAGCCGTCTGGAATGTGGTTTAATAAATTAAGCAAATCTTCTTCTTCCAACGTATTTAGTTCATCGACAGAAGGCTGAGAAATTAGCTTTACGTCGTCTAAATACATGTTGAAGTTGGTTGCTTTTCTAATAGTTGCCAAACAATGATTTACAGTTATTCTTTTAGCCCAAGCTTCAAAAGCATATGCTTCTTTTAACTGATCTAGTTTGGTGAAAATAGTAAAGAAAGAATCGGCCAAAGCTTCTTCTATTTCTTCTTCCTTCTTTAAATATCTTTTGCAAAGGCGGTACAACTTAGGCGCCATGTATTCATACACTTCGCGTTGGGCATCGCGGTGCATTTTTTTACAGTTTGCTATTTGAGTCTCGTTTATCACAATTGTTGTCTTTCTTATAAAGAGAGATAAAAAGATAAAAAGGTTGGGACGGAGGTGAAAAAAAATTTTTTAAGGTTCAGAGTTGCAAAGATTCAAAGTTGCAAAGGTTTATTGTAGAGACGCACTGCAGTGCGTCTAATGTTTAGTTTTTTTGAAATGATAAAATTAATTTATTTTTAATTTTGGTATTTCTGATACCAATCTTCAATTTTGTTAATTGATTCCTTATCTGTTTTAGGATTGCTGTTTAAGCCCAAATTAATTTTTGTTTTAGAAATGTAAGAGTTCAGAAAAATTATTGCAAAACCTCCAACTTCAGCATCTTCATTTGAAATAGTTGAAGAAAAGAAATTCATATATCCACAGCATTTTTCTTTAGAATTCATAATAGAAATTAGATATGGGATATCTTTTTGTTTTACCCAGTTTTCAGGAAATTCTCCAAGCAATGTAACAAAATTTAGTTGAGACTTTTTATTGTATTTTTCTTTAAAGAGAGTAATAAACGATTCTGGATTTAAATCTTTTGGAGATAAATTCTTATGATATTCTTTTTCTAGGCTATTTATTTTAAAGGCATAAAATAAATAGCCTCCAACGAAAAGACTAAGAACAATTATCAATAAAAGAATTACTTTTTTCATAAAAACTAAATTACTTAATCTGCAAAGTCAACTTATAAATCTTTGTTTCTAAAAGCTCGGTGTCATTATCTTCACAAAGTAAAAACTCTATTTTATTGTTTTCTTTTTTGTAGAAAGTCAGGCCTTCAAATTTATTGGTTGCTGTAATTTTTTGAGTGAAATCTATTTTCATCGTTTTAACATCGATTCTTCCAATGAAACTTCCTAAAATTGTGCCATCGTCATAAGTAGATTTGGTATCTTCTGCAGTTGAAAGGAAGTAGATTTTATCATCGACCAAAATAGCATCGGTAAAGCTAGAACGAACACCTTTTATTTTTGGGAGTTTATAATTGACAGAAATCAAGGCAAATTCTTCTCCTAGATTTTTGGCGTGAATGGTAAAAATCGTGTTTTTGTTAGAAACGCCGTTTCCGCGATTGAATAAATACCAATTTTCTCCGTCAAAAATTGCACCTTCCAAATTGAAATCTTCGGGTTTTATTTCTCCGAAATTCTGCATTACAGCGTATAAATCGACTAAATTATTCTTTTGTAAAATCGTTTTTGATTTGATATCAAACGCAATCATTTTATTTCGATTTTCGGTTGAGCCAGAACCAAAAACATACAAGGTGTCGTTGTGATGTGTTAAAGATTCAAAATCAGGTTTTAGATTCTTAGGAATATTTTGTGTTGGATTGTCAATTAAAGGATGCTGATTTAATTGTTTGTTTTCGATGTTATATTCATAAAGAAATCCGCTGTTGTCGCCAATTACGTAAAGAGAGTTATTATTTAAAAATAATCCTGATGCAGAACCGATTCCGATAATGTGAAATAATATTTCTAATGTGAATTTTTCCATGAAATGTTGTTTTTATTGCAATGAATAGTAGTTCCAATAGTTATCGGAATTCGTAAAATTACTATATTTATAAGACAAAAAATCAAAAAGATATGAAATCAATAGATCCGAAAGATTTTAAAGTTGTTGAGAAAATTAAGCTCAAGGAAATTCCGACTTTATTATCTATAAAAGCCGATGACGACGAAAAAGAAGAGAAATTAGATAAGGTTCAAGCCAAATTAAGCGATTTACAAGATGTAATGTATGCTCACAATAAATATGCGGTTCTTATTTGTCTTCAGGGAATGGATACTTCGGGAAAGGATAGCTTGATTCGTGAAGTTTTTAAAGAATTTAATGCACGTGGCGTAGTGGTGCACAGTTTTAAAACGCCAACTTCGGCAGAGTTAGAGCATGATTATTTATGGAGGCATTATATTGCACTTCCAGAAAAAGGAAAGTTTGCCATTTTTAATAGAACGCATTACGAGAATGTTTTGGTTACGCGCGTGCATCCTGAATATATTTTGGGAGAAAACTTGCCAGGAATAAATTCTGTAGACGATATCACACCCGATTTTTGGAAAAATAGAATTGAACAAATCAATAATTTTGAAAAGCATATTGCTCAAAATGGTACAATCGTGATGAAGTTCTATCTTCATTTAAGTAAGGAAGAACAGCGTCAGCGTTTATTGCGACGTTTGGAGGAAGAAAAACACAATTGGAAATTTTCGCCAGGTGATTTGAAAGAACGTGGGTATTGGGATGAATATATGAAGTATTATGAAGAAGCTATAAATAAAACATCGACTTCGCATGCGCCTTGGTATATTGTTCCCGCAGACGACAAAGAAATGTCTCGCTATATTGTAGCTAAAATTATTTGGGAAGAAATGAAAAAACACACTGATATTACAGAACCTGAACTAGACGAAAAAACAGCGGCAAATATCGAATTGTATAAAAAGGAATTAGGAGAGAAGGTGAAATAATGGAGATAATTAGTCAATCTGATAATTTTTTGAACCCCGATAGGTTGTTAAGAATCTGTCGGGGTTATTTTATATTCCATTGGTCAAAACAAAAACGCAGTTCGTCAAATTAATTTTGATAGTAATTGTGGTTTGTGCTTCTTTGTGGTTTGTTTGAAAAATATAGGACTACTTTTGAAGTTAAATTTTCTCAATAAATTATTTATAGATGATCGCAATCAATAAAAACAGGCATTGGATGTTTTTAGTCTTTTTTTGGAGCTTATTAGGTATCACGATTTGGGCGCAGATGATTGAAGACTATGATTTTTCGATCGCTACAATTCAAGCTATTTTAGTTTTGATTTGTTCTGCTGTTTTAGCTCATATTTTAAGTGATGTTATACTACCCAAAGCGCTAAAACAAAATAAAATGAGCTCGTTTGCAGTACAAAGCGTTGTTGTTGTATTGCTTTTGGCATTTTGTCTGTCATTGATTTATATTGTTTTTTCTGATTCGGTTATAAGAAGAAAAGCATATCCTGAAGAAGCAGATGTAGATTCTCTTCATTTTTTATGGTCGCGATTTTACGGTAACATTC
It encodes:
- a CDS encoding PPK2 family polyphosphate kinase → MKSIDPKDFKVVEKIKLKEIPTLLSIKADDDEKEEKLDKVQAKLSDLQDVMYAHNKYAVLICLQGMDTSGKDSLIREVFKEFNARGVVVHSFKTPTSAELEHDYLWRHYIALPEKGKFAIFNRTHYENVLVTRVHPEYILGENLPGINSVDDITPDFWKNRIEQINNFEKHIAQNGTIVMKFYLHLSKEEQRQRLLRRLEEEKHNWKFSPGDLKERGYWDEYMKYYEEAINKTSTSHAPWYIVPADDKEMSRYIVAKIIWEEMKKHTDITEPELDEKTAANIELYKKELGEKVK